The Lacerta agilis isolate rLacAgi1 chromosome 5, rLacAgi1.pri, whole genome shotgun sequence genome has a segment encoding these proteins:
- the CCNL1 gene encoding LOW QUALITY PROTEIN: cyclin-L1 (The sequence of the model RefSeq protein was modified relative to this genomic sequence to represent the inferred CDS: deleted 1 base in 1 codon) — protein MASSSTGTHPSPAASGASLAPAASSAPPAGILIGDRLYSEVSLTIDHSLIPEERLSPTPSMQDGLDLQSETDLRILGCELIQARRIMLRLPQVAMATGQVLFHRFFYSKSFVKHSFEIVAMACINLASKIEEAPRRIRDVINVSHHLRQLRVKRTPSPLILDQNYINTKNQVIKAERRVLKELGFCVHVKHPHKIIVMYLQVLECERNQTLVQTAWNYMNDSLRTNVFVRFQPETIACACIYLAARALQIPLPNRPHWFLLFGTTEEEIQEICLTTLKLYTRKKPNYELLDKEVEKRKMALQEAKLKAKGLNPDGTPALSTLGGFSPASKPCSPREMKAEEKSPLCINAKIIKKEPEERQVVSKSPYNGMRKESKRSRSSRSASRSKSRTKSRSRSHSPRRHYNNRRSLSGTYSSRSRSRSRSHSGSPRRHHNHGSPHLKPKHSREELKGANRHGHKRKKSRSRSQSKSRDHTDATKKHRHERGHHRDRRERSRSFERSHKGKHHSGSRSGHSRHRR, from the exons AtggcctcctcctccaccggGACTCATCCTTCCCCCGCCGCCTCAGGCGCCTCGCTCGCCCCGGCCGCGTCCTCCGCTCCCCCCGCGGGGATCCTCATCGGGGACCGCCTGTACTCGGAGGTGTCGCTGACCATCGACCACTCGCTCATCCCCGAGGAGCGGCTCTCGCCGACGCCCTCCATGCAGGACGGGCTGGACCTGCAGAGCGAGACAGACCTGCGGATCCTGGGCTGCGAGCTCATCCAGGCG CGCCGCATCATGCTCCGCCTGCCTCAG GTGGCGATGGCGACCGGGCAGGTGTTGTTTCACCGCTTCTTTTATTCCAAGTCGTTCGTCAAGCACAGCTTCGAG ATTGTTGCGATGGCCTGCATCAATCTTGCATCCAAAATTGAAGAAGCGCCTCGTCGCATAAGAGATGTGATCAACGTTTCCCATCACTTGCGCCAGTTAAGAGTTAAAAG GACTCCAAGCCCATTGATACTTGATCAGAACTACATAAACACCAAAAATCAAGTAATCAAAGCAGAAAGGAGGGTCCTGAAGGAATTGGGATTTTGTGTTCATGTCAAGCATCCACATAAG aTCATTGTTATGTACTTACAAGTCTTAGAATGTGAACGTAATCAAACACTCGTCCAAACAGCCTG GAATTACATGAATGACAGCCTTAGAACCAATGTATTTGTTCGATTTCAACCAGAGACAATAGCATGTGCTTGTATCTACCTTGCGGCTAGAGCTCTACAG ATTCCTTTACCTAACCGTCCCCATTGGTTTTTGCTTTTTGGAACTACTGAAGAAGAAATTCAGGAGATATGTTTAACAACACTTAAGTTGTATACGAGAAAGAAG CCTAACTATGAATTACTTGATAAGGAAgttgaaaagagaaaaatggcACTTCAAGAAGCTAAACTAAAAGCAAAAGGATTAAACCCGGATGGAACGCCAGCCCTTTCCACATTGGGAGGCTTTTCACCTGCTTCCAAGCCCT GCTCTCCAAGGGAAATGAAAGCAGAAGAGAAATCTCCGTTGTGCATCAATGCAAAAATTATCAAGAAAGAACCAGAAGAGAGACAAGTGGTTTCCAAGAGCCCTTACAATGG TATGAGAAAAGAGAGCAAAAGAAGTAGAAGCAGCAGAAGTGCTAGCAGATCGAAGTCAAGAACAAAGTCACGGTCCAGATCCCATTCCCCAAGGAGACA TTACAACAATAGACGGAGTCTCTCTGGAACCTACAGCTCAAGATCCAGAAGCAGATCACGTAGTCACAGTGGCAGTCCTCGGAGGCATCATAATCATGGATCACCACATTTAAAACCCAAGCACAGCAGAGAAGAGTTGAAAGGTGCAAATAGACACGGTCACAAAAGGAAAAAGTCTCGCTCCCGTTCTCAGAGCAAATCCAGGGACCACACAGATGCTACCAAGAAACACAGGCACGAGCGAGGACACCACAGGGACAGGCGAGAGAGATCTCGCTCGTTTGAAAGGTCGCATAAAGGAAAGCACCACAGCGGCAGTCGCTCAGGACACAGCAGACACAGGCGCTGA